One stretch of Nocardia mangyaensis DNA includes these proteins:
- a CDS encoding helix-turn-helix domain-containing protein, whose amino-acid sequence MRVSDLLTMEQARLTLLAPGELDRELRWVYTTDLLEPAAFLTGGELVLTSEGWYRTDADCETFAASLAAGGAAALVAGDILLGHVPSALVRACADRGIAVLAAPAELSYGVLSRTVIERLNRERGRELSEVLGRHRRLVQALVEGADLGGLVAMLATDIGRECWAVSPAGRVLAGAADTLPAPTRFHLAVASQLADQLPTVVDGFTVHPIGRRSQGAGHLVIHGALDDPLERESAEQTAQLLALGGARRDERRRTEQHLHAEMVDLIDQGAPTGSITARLRAARLDPDRPLLVLTALTSGMVRPWDLAADLIESVLDTDPDSRAVLAGGADGLTVIASTGVDLDETRVAELLRARLSDLEPAALGGRITFGLSATADGPAALTGALQASRHAAQLATESPHRLALVTARELDSHLRLLAGVPAEIRAAYRTRLLGPLERYDAEHHTDLLPTLHAFLDANCAWRTTATTLHIHVSTLHYRIQRIEHLTGRNLAITRDRVDLYLACSIADR is encoded by the coding sequence GTGCGAGTGTCCGACCTGTTGACGATGGAACAGGCGCGGTTGACGCTGCTGGCCCCTGGCGAACTCGACCGCGAACTGCGCTGGGTCTACACCACCGACCTGCTCGAGCCCGCTGCCTTCCTCACCGGCGGCGAGCTGGTCCTGACGAGCGAGGGGTGGTACCGCACCGACGCCGACTGCGAGACCTTCGCCGCCTCACTGGCCGCCGGTGGCGCGGCAGCCCTGGTCGCCGGCGACATTTTGCTCGGCCATGTGCCATCCGCGCTGGTCCGTGCCTGCGCCGACCGCGGCATCGCCGTGCTGGCCGCCCCCGCCGAACTCAGCTACGGTGTGCTCTCGCGCACCGTGATCGAACGCTTGAACCGCGAGCGTGGTCGTGAACTGTCCGAGGTGCTCGGCCGCCATCGTCGCCTGGTTCAGGCCCTGGTCGAAGGCGCCGACCTGGGCGGTCTGGTGGCGATGCTGGCCACCGATATCGGACGCGAATGCTGGGCGGTCTCCCCTGCCGGGCGGGTGCTCGCAGGCGCCGCCGACACCCTGCCCGCACCCACCCGGTTTCACCTCGCGGTGGCGAGTCAGCTGGCCGACCAGCTGCCGACTGTGGTCGACGGCTTCACCGTCCACCCGATCGGCCGACGCAGTCAGGGCGCCGGGCATCTCGTCATCCACGGCGCGCTCGACGACCCGCTCGAGCGCGAATCCGCCGAGCAGACAGCACAATTGCTCGCTCTGGGCGGCGCTCGGCGCGACGAGCGCCGCCGTACCGAACAGCACCTGCACGCCGAAATGGTCGATCTCATCGATCAGGGCGCACCCACCGGCTCGATCACCGCCCGCCTGCGCGCGGCCCGCCTCGACCCCGACCGGCCGTTACTCGTCCTTACCGCGCTGACCAGCGGGATGGTGCGACCCTGGGACCTGGCGGCCGACCTGATCGAAAGCGTTCTCGACACCGACCCCGACAGTCGCGCCGTCCTCGCGGGCGGCGCGGACGGGTTGACCGTCATCGCCTCGACCGGCGTCGACCTGGACGAGACCCGCGTGGCCGAGCTTCTGCGTGCTCGCCTGAGCGACCTCGAACCCGCGGCCCTCGGCGGCCGAATCACGTTCGGCCTCAGCGCAACTGCCGACGGCCCTGCCGCACTGACCGGGGCTCTCCAGGCATCTCGGCACGCCGCCCAACTGGCCACCGAGAGTCCCCACCGCCTCGCCCTTGTCACCGCTCGCGAGCTCGATTCCCACCTGCGCCTGCTGGCCGGCGTCCCCGCCGAGATCCGCGCGGCCTACCGTACCCGTCTACTCGGCCCCCTCGAACGCTACGACGCCGAACACCACACCGACCTGCTCCCCACCCTGCACGCCTTCCTCGACGCCAACTGCGCCTGGCGAACCACCGCCACTACCCTCCACATCCACGTCAGCACCCTCCACTACCGCATCCAACGCATAGAACACCTGACCGGCCGCAACCTCGCCATCACCCGAGACCGAGTCGACCTCTACCTCGCCTGCTCCATCGCCGATCGGTAG
- a CDS encoding purine-cytosine permease family protein produces MARTPPIVGRLADSARAATTVEAAGIEPIPERERRGGPGASFTLWFSSNVQFSTLSAGMLATAAFGLGWVQAMLAITIGSAIGAAAIGITSTFGPRTGVGLLVQTRGPLGRVGAIAPAVLVFLKACAWFAVNSVLGTFAVQTLLGGGFTSAFAIVTIAQIVIALVGYSFIHTVQKAMAVALPVLFIGVSVYGFTQSDLGSGFDAEQAGALGFVGAFALTVAVHASRALSFSTYAADYTRYMPADTSPRRLFACAFTGTLLGSVWIGGLGAAIGTLAFIGTPTDLVTEVLPGVLAAVTMLALGISTITSSCLDCYSGALAWLTAGVRMTRWQAVLVVGAIGATLGWLTGQGDYWESFQNFLILLGNWIAPWFAVVLVDRFLVRGPVRPPSRFGPGFVAWLLGVAAAVPFMSQPGVFTGPIAERWPALGASAVVVAFVTAGLVHALLTRVARPETRSSKEIPA; encoded by the coding sequence ATGGCCCGAACACCTCCGATCGTCGGCAGACTCGCCGACAGCGCTCGCGCAGCCACCACCGTGGAAGCCGCGGGCATCGAACCGATTCCCGAACGGGAGCGTCGCGGTGGGCCGGGGGCGTCGTTCACCCTCTGGTTCAGCTCCAATGTCCAGTTCTCCACCCTCAGTGCGGGCATGCTCGCCACCGCGGCTTTCGGCCTCGGCTGGGTCCAGGCGATGCTCGCCATCACGATCGGCTCGGCGATCGGCGCGGCCGCGATCGGCATCACCTCGACTTTCGGGCCACGCACCGGAGTCGGTCTGCTCGTGCAGACCAGGGGACCGCTGGGGCGCGTCGGCGCGATCGCACCGGCGGTGCTGGTCTTCCTGAAGGCCTGTGCCTGGTTCGCGGTGAACTCCGTGCTCGGCACCTTCGCCGTGCAGACCCTGCTCGGCGGCGGTTTCACCAGCGCGTTCGCGATTGTGACGATCGCGCAGATCGTCATCGCCCTGGTCGGCTACAGCTTCATCCACACCGTGCAGAAGGCGATGGCAGTGGCGCTGCCGGTGCTGTTCATCGGGGTCTCGGTCTACGGCTTCACGCAGAGCGATCTGGGTTCGGGCTTCGACGCCGAGCAGGCCGGTGCGCTCGGGTTCGTCGGCGCGTTCGCGCTGACCGTCGCCGTGCACGCCTCGCGGGCGCTGAGTTTCTCGACCTATGCTGCCGACTACACCAGGTACATGCCCGCCGACACCTCTCCGCGACGATTGTTCGCCTGCGCGTTCACCGGCACACTGCTCGGCTCGGTGTGGATCGGTGGACTGGGCGCGGCCATCGGCACGCTGGCCTTCATCGGCACCCCGACCGATCTGGTCACCGAGGTGCTGCCCGGCGTGCTGGCCGCTGTCACCATGCTGGCGCTCGGCATCTCGACCATCACCTCCAGCTGCCTGGACTGCTATTCCGGCGCGTTGGCCTGGCTGACCGCCGGGGTGCGGATGACGCGCTGGCAGGCGGTGCTCGTGGTGGGGGCGATCGGCGCCACCCTCGGCTGGCTCACCGGCCAGGGCGACTACTGGGAGTCGTTCCAGAATTTCCTGATCCTGCTGGGCAATTGGATCGCGCCGTGGTTCGCCGTCGTCCTGGTCGACCGGTTCCTGGTGCGCGGACCCGTCCGTCCACCGAGTCGTTTCGGACCGGGATTCGTCGCCTGGCTGCTCGGCGTGGCGGCAGCGGTGCCGTTCATGAGCCAGCCCGGTGTGTTCACCGGTCCGATCGCCGAGCGGTGGCCCGCACTCGGCGCGTCCGCCGTGGTCGTCGCGTTCGTGACGGCTGGACTCGTGCACGCTCTACTGACGCGGGTCGCGCGTCCCGAAACCCGTTCTTCGAAGGAGATCCCCGCATGA
- a CDS encoding nucleoside deaminase encodes MTTLTAADRALLDTAVAIARRSREHGNHPFGALLAGSDGAVLLEAENTVATERDATGHAETNLVRLSTAAYEPEFLRGCTLYTSTEPCAMCAGAIYWSGIGRVVYALGEDELLALTGANPENPTMALPCRTVFAAGQRELLVLGPVDLPRARAVHDGFWT; translated from the coding sequence ATGACCACCCTGACCGCCGCCGACCGCGCACTGCTCGACACCGCCGTCGCGATCGCCCGCCGTTCCCGCGAGCACGGCAACCACCCTTTCGGGGCGCTGCTCGCCGGATCTGACGGCGCTGTGCTGCTGGAGGCGGAGAACACCGTCGCCACCGAACGCGACGCGACCGGTCACGCCGAGACGAATCTGGTGCGGCTGTCCACCGCCGCCTACGAGCCCGAATTCCTGCGCGGCTGCACGCTCTACACCAGCACCGAACCGTGCGCCATGTGTGCTGGGGCGATCTACTGGTCGGGCATCGGTCGCGTCGTCTACGCGCTCGGCGAGGACGAATTGCTCGCCCTGACCGGTGCGAACCCGGAGAACCCGACCATGGCTCTGCCGTGTCGCACCGTGTTCGCCGCGGGCCAGCGTGAACTCCTGGTTCTCGGGCCCGTCGACCTGCCTCGGGCGCGGGCGGTTCACGACGGATTCTGGACCTGA
- a CDS encoding TetR/AcrR family transcriptional regulator, with the protein MSVSTPAQERTRRTILDAAVRILTRDLSASLADVAAEAGVGRTTVHRYFPERNDLIVAIAADTRDKLTAAQARARLHEGPTLDALERLCVEFFDLAGQQMLLALDNPVFTTWSGWEDNPTERELRATIDRGRDAGELDAELDTRWIENLIWSFAYIAWISVNDDTGMSRHLTLQNCLRTLRKALAP; encoded by the coding sequence ATGAGCGTCAGCACCCCCGCGCAAGAACGGACCCGGCGCACGATCCTCGATGCCGCGGTGCGAATCCTCACCAGGGACTTGTCCGCCTCGCTCGCCGATGTCGCCGCCGAGGCCGGGGTCGGCCGCACGACCGTGCACCGGTACTTCCCCGAGCGCAACGACCTGATCGTCGCCATCGCCGCCGACACCCGCGACAAGCTGACCGCCGCCCAGGCACGGGCCCGCCTGCACGAAGGCCCCACCCTCGACGCCCTCGAACGGCTCTGCGTCGAGTTCTTCGATCTGGCCGGTCAGCAGATGCTGCTGGCACTGGACAATCCGGTGTTCACCACCTGGTCGGGCTGGGAGGACAACCCCACCGAACGGGAACTGCGCGCCACCATCGATCGCGGCCGCGACGCCGGCGAACTCGACGCCGAACTCGACACCCGCTGGATCGAGAACCTGATCTGGTCCTTCGCCTACATCGCGTGGATCTCGGTCAACGACGACACCGGCATGTCCCGCCACCTGACCCTCCAGAACTGCCTGCGCACCCTGCGCAAAGCACTGGCGCCCTAG
- a CDS encoding ABC transporter ATP-binding protein, with translation MNAGETIQRFPRLRLLWSFARPYPGPLALGLVCALAGSAMGLATPLVTKWILDSLGAGAGLTGPVFALLALTVVGIGFGYWQWTLLGTLGERVVLSARERMVRRFLTATIPAATRRPAGEMVTRVTSDTVLLREAATSSIIGLINGTVMLAGSLILMAVLDLTLFSTTVVAVVVVAVLFATLMPAIAKAQTQAQAHVGQLGGTLEGALRALRTVKASGAERRQAEQIMTDAKESARHSVIAVRREAMAWSVSWTGVQLAIIAILAVGAWRVGEDLMTVSTLIAFLLYAFGLMSPIGELTQNVTAMQAGIAAAERIREVESMPVEPHTAAAPRGPAGPADGPVLELRGVTAGYGPDRPAAVHALDLAIPRRGHTAIVGPSGAGKTTVLSLILRFLEPQNGEVLLDGRPYREYTHAEIRERLAYVEQDTPVVPGSIGDNIRYARPDATDDEVRRVLATVHLSDRVDSLDEPLSPTTVSGGERQRIALARALLRRPDVLLLDEATAQLDGVTEATVHDCVRGMAEHGAVVTIAHRLSTILDADTIIVMEDGRIRAAGDHRSLLATDELYANLVEALRLTDPVG, from the coding sequence ATGAACGCTGGCGAGACGATCCAGAGATTCCCCCGGTTGCGGCTGCTGTGGTCGTTCGCCCGGCCGTACCCGGGGCCGCTCGCGCTCGGCCTGGTGTGCGCGCTGGCCGGTTCGGCGATGGGACTGGCGACACCGCTGGTCACCAAGTGGATCCTGGACTCGTTGGGCGCGGGTGCCGGACTGACCGGTCCTGTCTTCGCGCTGCTCGCGCTGACGGTGGTCGGCATCGGTTTCGGCTACTGGCAGTGGACACTGCTCGGTACGCTCGGTGAACGCGTCGTGCTCAGCGCGCGCGAACGGATGGTGCGGCGGTTCCTCACCGCGACCATCCCGGCCGCGACCCGTCGTCCCGCGGGGGAAATGGTCACCCGCGTGACCTCCGACACCGTGCTGCTGCGCGAGGCCGCGACCTCCTCGATCATCGGCCTGATCAACGGCACGGTCATGCTGGCCGGTTCGCTGATCCTGATGGCCGTGCTCGATCTGACGCTGTTCTCCACCACGGTCGTCGCCGTCGTGGTCGTCGCGGTGCTGTTCGCCACGCTGATGCCCGCGATCGCGAAGGCGCAGACACAGGCCCAGGCGCATGTGGGGCAACTCGGCGGCACACTCGAGGGCGCGCTGCGGGCCCTGCGCACGGTCAAGGCCAGTGGCGCGGAGCGGCGCCAGGCCGAGCAGATCATGACCGATGCCAAGGAGTCCGCACGGCACAGCGTGATCGCGGTGCGGCGCGAGGCGATGGCGTGGTCGGTCTCCTGGACCGGCGTGCAGTTGGCGATCATCGCGATCCTCGCGGTGGGGGCCTGGCGGGTCGGTGAGGATCTGATGACGGTCTCGACGCTGATCGCCTTCCTGCTGTACGCGTTCGGGCTGATGTCGCCCATCGGCGAACTCACCCAGAATGTCACCGCCATGCAGGCCGGCATCGCCGCCGCCGAGCGCATCCGCGAGGTCGAGTCGATGCCTGTGGAGCCGCACACCGCGGCCGCCCCGCGCGGTCCGGCCGGACCCGCGGACGGTCCGGTGCTCGAACTGCGCGGCGTGACCGCCGGCTATGGACCCGACCGCCCGGCCGCCGTGCATGCGCTGGACCTGGCGATCCCGCGACGCGGGCACACCGCGATCGTCGGACCGTCCGGTGCGGGCAAGACGACGGTGCTCTCGCTGATCCTGCGGTTCCTCGAACCCCAGAACGGGGAGGTGCTGCTCGACGGCCGCCCCTACCGCGAGTACACCCACGCCGAGATCCGGGAACGGCTCGCCTACGTCGAACAGGACACCCCGGTGGTGCCGGGCAGCATCGGCGACAACATCCGCTACGCGCGCCCGGACGCCACCGACGACGAGGTCCGACGCGTCCTCGCCACCGTGCACCTGTCCGATCGGGTCGACTCGCTCGACGAACCGCTGTCGCCGACCACGGTCTCCGGCGGCGAGCGCCAGCGCATCGCCCTGGCCCGCGCGCTGCTGCGCCGCCCCGACGTGTTGCTGCTCGACGAGGCCACCGCCCAGCTCGACGGAGTCACCGAGGCGACCGTGCACGATTGCGTCCGCGGCATGGCCGAGCACGGCGCGGTGGTGACCATCGCGCACCGGCTGTCCACGATCCTGGACGCGGACACGATCATCGTGATGGAGGACGGCCGGATCCGCGCGGCGGGTGACCACCGGAGCCTGCTCGCCACCGACGAGCTGTACGCGAATCTCGTCGAGGCGCTCCGCCTGACCGATCCGGTCGGCTGA
- a CDS encoding ABC transporter ATP-binding protein, producing MRNTQPDIITARGLRRTYGRGETAFEAVTGVDLDIAEGEVFALLGTNGAGKTSTLDMLEGLVAPSAGQVEVFGLDPLRHRAEVRPRLGIMLQSGGLPAELTVAETLEMWRGTCTNPTTADVVLAQVGLSDRAGVRVGSLSGGEQRRVDMACALLGRPRLLFLDEPTTGLDPESRRGTWKLLADLKASGVTMVLTTHYLDEAEELADRIAIMHKGAIARNGTLRELVDDHPARIAFDHPGLPMPPLPGARIDAQATVTISTNDLQGHLFELLAWARETGVRLTGLEARAASLESVFLDIAGGEREGTTAELIGAQR from the coding sequence ATGAGAAACACGCAACCCGACATCATCACCGCCCGGGGGCTGCGCCGGACCTACGGTCGCGGCGAGACCGCCTTCGAAGCCGTCACCGGGGTGGACCTCGACATCGCCGAGGGGGAGGTCTTCGCGCTGCTCGGCACCAACGGCGCGGGCAAGACCTCGACACTGGACATGCTGGAGGGGCTCGTCGCGCCCTCGGCCGGTCAGGTCGAGGTGTTCGGTCTCGATCCGCTGCGGCACCGCGCCGAGGTGCGGCCGCGGTTGGGCATCATGTTGCAGTCCGGTGGGCTGCCCGCCGAGCTGACCGTCGCCGAGACGCTGGAGATGTGGCGCGGGACCTGCACCAATCCGACGACCGCCGACGTCGTCCTCGCTCAGGTCGGGTTGTCGGACCGGGCGGGCGTGCGGGTCGGCTCACTGTCGGGTGGCGAGCAGCGCCGCGTCGACATGGCCTGCGCGCTGCTCGGCCGGCCGCGGCTGCTGTTCCTCGACGAGCCGACGACCGGACTCGATCCGGAGAGCAGGCGCGGTACCTGGAAGCTGCTCGCCGACCTCAAGGCGTCCGGGGTGACGATGGTGCTCACCACGCACTACCTCGACGAGGCCGAAGAGCTCGCCGACCGGATCGCGATCATGCACAAGGGCGCGATCGCGCGCAACGGAACACTGCGCGAACTCGTCGACGACCACCCGGCCCGGATCGCCTTCGACCATCCCGGCCTGCCGATGCCCCCGCTGCCCGGCGCGCGGATCGACGCGCAGGCCACCGTCACCATCAGCACCAACGACCTGCAGGGACACCTGTTCGAGCTGCTCGCCTGGGCCCGCGAGACCGGGGTCCGGCTGACCGGGCTCGAGGCGCGCGCCGCCTCGCTGGAATCGGTCTTCCTCGACATCGCGGGCGGCGAGCGCGAAGGCACCACCGCCGAACTGATCGGAGCACAACGATGA
- a CDS encoding ABC transporter permease translates to MTTATPAAGFRRRPLASLGKAEYLQFRRNKTLVYTATVFPVGIALFVYFVGRSDAGSTPAIAAMTFEMLAVMALLFVQYYSVLSMVTTRRGEGVLKRLRTGEATDWQIQAAPTIPGVVVTFVCTAIVAAIVYGTGTPAPVNPVAMVLALLGGIVLFSLLALATSAVTKNAEAAQVTSLPVMTLAMLGMAFVRDFLPDRLATVADWTPFAAVSDLIYLGAAGQYAGSVDDPAMSFADTVTESARPFATLAVWIVAALVLTRRSFRWDDRG, encoded by the coding sequence ATGACCACCGCCACCCCCGCGGCCGGATTCCGCCGCCGCCCCCTCGCCTCGCTCGGCAAGGCCGAATACCTCCAGTTCCGGCGCAACAAGACGCTGGTCTACACCGCGACGGTCTTCCCGGTCGGCATCGCGCTGTTCGTGTACTTCGTCGGCCGCAGTGACGCCGGATCGACACCGGCCATCGCGGCCATGACCTTCGAGATGCTCGCGGTGATGGCGCTGCTGTTCGTGCAGTACTACTCGGTGCTGTCGATGGTCACGACGCGCCGCGGCGAGGGCGTGCTCAAACGGCTGCGCACCGGCGAGGCCACCGACTGGCAGATCCAGGCCGCGCCGACGATCCCCGGCGTGGTGGTGACCTTCGTCTGCACCGCCATCGTCGCGGCGATCGTGTACGGCACCGGCACCCCGGCGCCGGTCAATCCGGTCGCGATGGTGCTCGCCCTGCTCGGCGGCATCGTGCTGTTCTCCCTGCTCGCCCTGGCGACCAGCGCGGTCACCAAGAACGCCGAGGCCGCGCAGGTCACCTCGCTGCCGGTGATGACGCTGGCGATGCTGGGGATGGCCTTCGTGCGTGACTTCCTGCCCGATCGGCTGGCCACAGTGGCCGATTGGACGCCGTTCGCCGCCGTCTCCGACCTGATCTACCTCGGCGCGGCCGGCCAGTACGCGGGCAGCGTGGACGACCCGGCGATGAGCTTCGCCGACACCGTCACCGAATCCGCCCGCCCGTTTGCGACACTGGCGGTATGGATCGTCGCGGCCCTCGTGCTGACCCGCAGGAGCTTCCGCTGGGACGACCGCGGATGA